One stretch of Thermoproteota archaeon DNA includes these proteins:
- a CDS encoding protoheme IX farnesyltransferase, which yields MGFSEILEISKPRIVVLLVITAVTSMYAGSKFVGPELDMWGLLHIIIAGALASAGSSALNHYYDRDIDPKMKRTSTRPIPSGNLAPNHALIYGLAVSCASVIYAYFTLNVMSTFFIALGIFFYVIIYTVWLKRLNTSNIVIGGFAGSAASMAGWAAATGSMDLLGFLIGFLVFVWTPSHFWCLAMKIKDDYEEAGVPMLPVVIGMQKTSKYILGNTLILLPYSLMLYAFGLGLVYTVIAAVSGGLMLAYHYKLTKNPTSDFAWKAYKVTAPYLTIIFLAVALDAAFHFRI from the coding sequence TTGGGATTTAGCGAAATATTGGAGATATCCAAACCTCGAATTGTTGTTCTTCTAGTGATCACTGCAGTCACATCAATGTATGCTGGCAGCAAATTTGTTGGCCCTGAACTAGACATGTGGGGTCTTTTACACATCATTATTGCTGGTGCTCTTGCTTCTGCTGGTTCAAGTGCACTAAATCATTACTATGATAGAGACATTGATCCAAAAATGAAGAGAACAAGTACTCGTCCAATCCCATCTGGTAATCTTGCTCCAAATCATGCATTAATCTATGGACTAGCTGTTAGCTGTGCATCCGTAATCTATGCTTACTTTACTCTAAATGTAATGTCTACTTTCTTTATTGCCCTTGGCATCTTCTTTTATGTTATAATTTACACCGTCTGGCTCAAACGTCTTAATACATCAAATATTGTGATTGGAGGTTTTGCAGGTAGTGCTGCATCGATGGCTGGATGGGCAGCTGCAACAGGCTCCATGGATTTACTTGGATTCCTAATTGGATTTTTGGTCTTTGTCTGGACTCCTTCTCACTTTTGGTGTCTTGCAATGAAGATTAAGGATGATTATGAAGAAGCTGGAGTACCAATGCTACCAGTTGTAATTGGAATGCAAAAGACATCCAAGTACATACTTGGCAATACTCTGATCTTACTACCTTATTCGTTAATGCTTTATGCATTTGGTTTGGGTCTGGTGTACACTGTGATTGCTGCAGTTTCTGGAGGACTGATGCTTGCATATCATTACAAACTTACAAAGAATCCAACATCTGACTTTGCATGGAAAGCATACAAAGTTACTGCTCCATACTTGACAATAATATTTTTAGCAGTTGCATTAGATGCTGCGTTTCACTTTAGAATCTAA
- a CDS encoding copper-binding protein, with translation MSDWDLMMPGMGLTAIGVAGVTISYSGIAHTFIDGMHALTGLTLFIGLIILSAGILNGGISTSNRAKATTLVIMSIVLSFAMYGFTLNSISTMGIFAGVMMIIATPAIVMAYVVMKMPKYAKPVGAIFALAAGTGIIMFVAFGLVGPQPYLLPVEVPEEVAEEPEAIPAGTPVFTIKMLEGSSVQGAPDYDPDVANVPQGYVVEWVNEDSVAHTATSSLDFGETFDSSLVGPGEKFGLDTTDLAVGEYEYFCIVHPWMIATLIIEEPKEAITETVLIPEGAGVQQVGQVYYDPDVITVSIGTTVEWINNDVAIHTSTDKNGGFDSDIIGAGASYSQTFNEAGTFDYFCIVHPWMEGTVIVE, from the coding sequence ATGAGTGATTGGGACCTCATGATGCCAGGAATGGGGCTAACTGCAATTGGAGTAGCAGGCGTAACTATTTCGTACTCTGGAATTGCTCACACCTTCATTGACGGCATGCATGCACTTACTGGCCTAACTTTATTCATAGGATTAATCATATTATCAGCTGGAATTCTCAATGGAGGAATTTCCACAAGCAACAGGGCCAAAGCAACGACTTTGGTCATAATGTCAATTGTGTTATCATTTGCAATGTATGGATTTACGTTAAATTCGATTAGTACTATGGGAATTTTTGCAGGAGTTATGATGATTATTGCAACTCCGGCAATTGTAATGGCATATGTAGTAATGAAGATGCCAAAGTATGCCAAACCTGTTGGAGCAATCTTTGCACTAGCAGCAGGTACTGGAATCATAATGTTTGTAGCATTTGGATTAGTAGGTCCTCAACCATATCTGTTACCAGTTGAAGTTCCTGAAGAAGTTGCTGAAGAACCAGAAGCAATTCCAGCAGGAACACCAGTATTTACAATCAAGATGTTAGAAGGGTCATCCGTTCAAGGAGCACCAGACTATGATCCAGATGTAGCAAATGTACCCCAAGGTTATGTTGTAGAATGGGTAAATGAAGACTCTGTGGCACATACTGCTACAAGCTCGTTGGACTTTGGTGAAACATTTGACTCATCACTAGTTGGACCAGGCGAAAAGTTTGGACTAGATACAACAGACTTGGCAGTTGGTGAATACGAATACTTTTGCATAGTGCATCCATGGATGATTGCAACTTTAATCATCGAAGAACCAAAGGAAGCAATCACTGAAACGGTCTTGATCCCAGAAGGTGCAGGAGTGCAGCAGGTAGGTCAAGTATACTATGACCCAGATGTGATTACAGTAAGTATTGGTACTACAGTAGAATGGATAAACAATGATGTTGCAATACATACCTCAACAGACAAGAATGGAGGCTTTGATTCTGATATTATAGGTGCAGGAGCATCATATTCACAAACATTTAACGAAGCTGGAACATTTGATTACTTTTGCATAGTGCATCCATGGATGGAAGGCACTGTAATTGTTGAATAG
- a CDS encoding peptidase produces the protein MSFNENQKRQLLEHAEKEKPNESCAILYGKNDDSKAIVTEIYFTKNIEESPINFTISNEELIKAYKTAEEKHLEIVGIFHSHPDSMAVPSNTDKRFMESNPVVWVIYSGVSKEFKAYTLNESVKEVTIQTS, from the coding sequence ATTTCATTTAATGAAAATCAAAAAAGACAACTTTTAGAACATGCAGAAAAAGAAAAACCAAACGAGTCGTGCGCCATACTGTATGGAAAAAACGATGACAGTAAAGCAATAGTAACAGAGATTTACTTTACAAAAAACATAGAAGAGTCACCAATCAACTTTACAATATCAAATGAAGAGTTAATCAAGGCATACAAAACAGCAGAAGAAAAACACTTGGAGATTGTCGGAATCTTTCATTCCCATCCAGATTCAATGGCAGTTCCATCAAATACAGATAAGAGATTCATGGAGAGTAATCCTGTAGTCTGGGTAATTTATTCAGGAGTTTCAAAGGAGTTTAAGGCATACACCCTAAATGAATCAGTTAAAGAAGTCACTATTCAGACTAGTTGA
- a CDS encoding DUF2024 family protein: MEIHVYDTYVKAKDGHTMHFDVITKEKDHDKAIKYAKEWLATVGEAGSTVTTEECQFCHSQGAPEPVAQAIEKNGYFIQKMEGCP; encoded by the coding sequence ATGGAGATTCACGTATACGATACCTACGTAAAAGCCAAAGACGGACATACAATGCACTTTGATGTGATCACAAAAGAAAAAGATCATGACAAGGCAATCAAGTATGCAAAAGAATGGCTTGCAACTGTAGGAGAAGCAGGCTCTACTGTTACTACTGAAGAATGCCAATTCTGTCATTCACAGGGTGCACCTGAACCAGTAGCACAAGCAATAGAGAAGAACGGTTATTTCATCCAAAAGATGGAAGGCTGTCCATAA
- a CDS encoding sodium-translocating pyrophosphatase yields MEVQELLPIGAGIASFVVAAGLVAWITKQPTGTKEMMDISNAVKVGAAAFLKREMKIIIPVAIALSVIIGGFLQPSNGIAFAVGATLSAVAGLISLKITVKAAVRAAHLSNSGLGKTFAMAFRGGATVGLAVPAMALLAITGLYLIYPDPITIAGVGIGASLIALFIRIGGGIFTKAADMGADLVGKVEANIPEDDPRNPATIADNVGDNVGDAAGMGSDVYESYIVTILAALLIAALIGAPELFLYPILIGASGMIASIIGVVIVGSKNVTDVMKPLNRSFYVSAAIAIGLNFVFTTQFIGESTAAYALFGTTVIGVILVPVIQKITDKYTNYKFGPVKEIADSAKWGYASLTLMGIIKGLQSTGPFMIALVVAIVLSYSISSAAAPEGADPVLYGIFGTSLTAMAMLSLAGIVLSIDAFGPIADNAGGIVEMTGMGEENRKVTDEIDAVGNTTKAVTKGFAIASAALAALAMMQAFQFEASHIFEGVLELDYSLTNPAVIVGLLVGGLIPFIITGQLINGVSRAASKMVDEVRRQFKADPEILTGKSTPDYAKCVDIATVASIKELWKSAVIAIIAPIILGVLLGPTAVAGLLMGAVVTGIFLAYHLANTGGAWDNAKKLVEMQGNKGSEEHKVAVVGDIIGDPYKDTAGPALNTVIKLLNTIAIVFVSAFVAIIAL; encoded by the coding sequence ATGGAGGTACAGGAACTTCTGCCAATTGGGGCAGGTATAGCTTCTTTTGTTGTAGCTGCCGGCCTTGTGGCATGGATTACAAAACAACCCACAGGTACAAAAGAGATGATGGATATCTCAAACGCTGTCAAAGTTGGGGCTGCTGCATTTCTCAAAAGAGAAATGAAGATTATCATTCCAGTTGCAATCGCACTTTCAGTAATCATAGGCGGATTTTTGCAACCTTCAAACGGAATTGCCTTTGCAGTAGGTGCCACTTTATCTGCAGTAGCAGGATTAATTTCATTAAAAATTACAGTAAAGGCTGCAGTACGAGCAGCACATCTTAGCAACAGTGGACTGGGTAAAACATTTGCAATGGCCTTTAGAGGTGGTGCTACAGTAGGATTGGCAGTTCCGGCAATGGCTTTATTGGCAATAACTGGACTTTATCTGATTTATCCCGATCCAATTACAATCGCTGGTGTTGGAATAGGTGCAAGCCTTATTGCATTATTCATTAGAATTGGTGGTGGAATATTCACCAAGGCAGCAGATATGGGTGCTGACTTGGTTGGAAAAGTTGAAGCAAACATTCCTGAAGATGATCCTAGAAACCCTGCAACGATTGCAGATAATGTAGGAGATAATGTTGGAGATGCAGCTGGAATGGGTTCTGATGTTTACGAATCTTATATTGTAACTATACTTGCAGCATTACTTATTGCAGCACTAATTGGCGCACCTGAACTCTTCCTTTATCCAATCCTTATTGGAGCATCAGGAATGATTGCATCAATTATTGGAGTAGTGATAGTTGGCTCTAAGAATGTCACTGATGTAATGAAGCCTTTGAATCGTTCATTTTATGTCTCTGCAGCTATTGCAATTGGTCTAAACTTTGTATTTACGACTCAATTTATTGGTGAATCCACTGCAGCATACGCATTATTTGGCACTACGGTAATTGGTGTAATTCTCGTCCCTGTGATTCAAAAGATTACAGACAAGTATACAAATTACAAATTCGGACCAGTTAAAGAAATTGCAGACTCTGCAAAATGGGGTTATGCATCATTAACATTAATGGGAATTATCAAAGGACTACAATCAACAGGTCCTTTCATGATTGCACTAGTAGTTGCAATTGTTCTTTCATATAGCATTTCATCTGCCGCTGCTCCAGAAGGTGCAGACCCAGTACTCTATGGAATCTTTGGAACTTCATTAACTGCAATGGCAATGCTAAGTCTTGCTGGAATTGTTCTGAGCATTGATGCATTTGGACCAATTGCAGATAATGCTGGAGGAATTGTAGAGATGACTGGAATGGGTGAAGAAAATCGTAAGGTAACTGATGAAATTGATGCAGTAGGAAATACTACCAAAGCCGTTACCAAAGGATTCGCTATAGCAAGTGCAGCATTGGCAGCTCTTGCAATGATGCAAGCATTCCAATTTGAGGCTTCTCATATCTTTGAAGGAGTTTTAGAATTAGATTACAGCTTGACAAATCCTGCAGTAATTGTAGGTTTACTAGTAGGTGGATTAATCCCATTTATCATCACTGGTCAGCTAATCAACGGTGTATCTAGAGCCGCATCTAAGATGGTAGATGAAGTAAGAAGACAATTCAAGGCAGACCCTGAAATTCTCACTGGAAAATCTACTCCGGATTACGCAAAATGTGTAGACATTGCAACAGTAGCATCAATCAAAGAATTATGGAAATCCGCTGTTATAGCTATTATTGCTCCAATTATCTTGGGCGTATTACTTGGTCCAACTGCAGTAGCAGGATTGCTAATGGGTGCCGTTGTTACTGGAATTTTCTTGGCATATCATTTGGCAAACACTGGTGGTGCATGGGATAATGCAAAGAAGTTAGTTGAAATGCAAGGAAACAAAGGAAGCGAAGAACACAAAGTCGCAGTAGTCGGTGATATCATTGGCGACCCATACAAAGACACAGCAGGACCTGCACTAAACACTGTAATCAAACTATTAAACACAATTGCAATAGTCTTTGTATCTGCATTTGTTGCAATAATTGCACTCTAA
- a CDS encoding DUF359 domain-containing protein translates to MKLPENLREKLKIPLGALIPNAKTNKEEILKLLPKDAFVITVGDATTEKMIKYGIIPSLQIVDGQEKRVRRSPPTETSVTTHLTCNNPAAEISSESLETIKKAFSSKPPVRITVHGEEDLLVLPVCINAPENSVVMYGQPNEGLVFVIITAEIKHKVKSLLDLMN, encoded by the coding sequence GTGAAACTTCCAGAAAATCTTCGTGAAAAATTAAAGATTCCTTTAGGAGCACTTATCCCTAATGCAAAAACAAACAAAGAAGAAATTTTGAAACTTTTACCCAAAGATGCGTTTGTTATTACTGTTGGGGATGCTACAACAGAAAAAATGATCAAATATGGAATAATTCCATCCTTACAAATTGTTGATGGACAAGAAAAACGCGTTCGGCGAAGTCCTCCAACCGAAACTTCTGTTACGACTCACCTGACCTGTAATAATCCAGCAGCTGAAATATCTTCTGAAAGCCTTGAAACAATTAAGAAGGCATTTAGCTCAAAACCACCCGTTCGAATCACAGTCCATGGCGAAGAGGATTTACTTGTTCTTCCTGTATGCATCAATGCACCTGAGAATTCTGTAGTAATGTATGGTCAACCCAATGAAGGGCTAGTATTTGTAATAATTACTGCAGAAATAAAACATAAAGTAAAATCCCTACTTGATCTAATGAATTAG
- a CDS encoding MRP family ATP-binding protein: MVGVDQVLEKLSTVIDPDLKKDIVSMGMIKDLELNQGNLKFTLELTTPACPFNAEIEEDVRKAIGEIDGVKNFDLNVTAKVMEGRSLDADTGMATVKNIIGVASGKGGVGKSTVSLNLALALSQTGAKVGLLDADIYGPSIPLMLGMKDAFMEVDNNKLQPAETNGMKVVSFGFFAEQSHQAAIYRGPIISGILKQFLVDTNWSDLDYLIVDLPPGTGDIPLTLAQTIPITGILVVTTPQDVASNVAVKAIGMFEKLNVPIIGVVENMSSFVCSKCDEKHYIFGEGGAKKISEQFKIPFIGEIPLNSGIMSGSDLGKPIMLTDPNSPSAEAFRNSAKNIAAQCSILAAKLQEEMASETAQEKPVEENIPKTDAGQSLGSGTAASTNPSN; encoded by the coding sequence ATGGTTGGAGTAGATCAAGTTCTCGAAAAACTTAGTACTGTTATTGATCCAGATTTGAAAAAAGACATTGTATCAATGGGGATGATAAAAGATTTGGAACTCAACCAAGGAAATCTCAAATTTACATTAGAGCTTACTACTCCTGCATGTCCGTTTAATGCAGAGATTGAAGAAGATGTTAGAAAGGCCATTGGTGAAATTGATGGTGTAAAAAACTTTGATCTAAATGTAACTGCAAAAGTCATGGAAGGTCGTTCACTTGATGCTGATACAGGGATGGCCACTGTTAAGAACATCATTGGTGTAGCAAGTGGTAAAGGTGGAGTTGGCAAGTCAACAGTTTCATTAAACTTAGCTTTAGCATTATCTCAAACAGGAGCAAAAGTAGGATTACTTGATGCAGATATCTATGGACCTAGCATTCCATTAATGCTTGGGATGAAGGATGCATTTATGGAAGTTGATAATAACAAATTACAACCAGCAGAAACAAATGGGATGAAAGTCGTGTCATTTGGATTTTTTGCAGAACAATCTCACCAAGCTGCCATATACCGAGGACCAATTATTTCTGGAATCTTAAAACAATTTTTAGTAGATACTAACTGGAGTGACCTTGATTATCTAATCGTTGACTTGCCACCTGGAACCGGAGATATTCCTTTAACTTTAGCTCAAACAATTCCAATCACTGGAATACTTGTTGTAACAACTCCACAAGATGTGGCAAGTAATGTTGCAGTAAAAGCAATTGGAATGTTTGAAAAGCTGAATGTACCAATTATTGGAGTTGTAGAAAATATGAGTAGCTTTGTATGTTCAAAATGTGATGAAAAACATTACATCTTTGGTGAAGGTGGTGCCAAAAAGATCAGTGAACAATTCAAGATTCCATTTATTGGCGAAATTCCATTAAACTCTGGAATAATGTCTGGCTCTGATCTTGGCAAACCAATAATGCTAACTGATCCAAATTCACCAAGTGCAGAAGCTTTCAGAAACTCTGCAAAGAACATTGCAGCTCAATGTAGTATATTGGCTGCTAAATTACAAGAAGAGATGGCTTCTGAAACTGCACAAGAAAAACCTGTTGAGGAAAACATACCAAAAACTGATGCAGGTCAATCATTAGGTTCTGGAACGGCAGCAAGTACAAATCCTTCAAACTAA
- a CDS encoding DNA-directed RNA polymerase, with protein sequence MFSISTLVDVVRIPPSLFGTTLKKAAINILKEKYESMINADLGYIIMILDAKVDEMGKMVAGDGGTFHKVEFEALTFYPKLQEIVQGEIVDITDFGAFVRIGPTDALLHLSQVMDDYLKSDVKSGMILANQSGRTLKVGSTLRSRITAVSLGKAASMGKIGITCRQPFLGADEWIAEEIKKGGSDADSDKPSKKEEKAVEVKEK encoded by the coding sequence TTGTTTTCTATATCTACCCTAGTCGATGTTGTAAGGATACCACCTAGCTTGTTTGGCACAACTCTCAAAAAAGCGGCAATCAACATTCTCAAAGAAAAGTACGAAAGCATGATCAATGCAGATTTGGGATACATCATTATGATTTTAGATGCCAAAGTAGACGAGATGGGAAAGATGGTAGCCGGAGATGGAGGAACATTTCACAAAGTTGAGTTTGAGGCATTAACATTTTATCCAAAACTACAAGAGATTGTTCAAGGGGAGATTGTAGACATTACAGACTTTGGTGCATTTGTTAGAATTGGCCCAACTGACGCATTACTACACCTTTCACAAGTAATGGATGATTATTTGAAGAGTGATGTAAAGTCAGGAATGATTCTTGCAAATCAAAGTGGAAGAACTCTCAAAGTTGGTTCAACATTACGTTCTAGAATTACTGCTGTATCATTAGGTAAAGCAGCTTCAATGGGAAAGATAGGAATCACATGCAGACAGCCATTCTTAGGTGCTGATGAATGGATTGCAGAAGAGATCAAAAAAGGTGGAAGCGATGCAGATAGTGACAAGCCATCAAAGAAAGAAGAAAAGGCTGTAGAAGTAAAGGAGAAGTAA
- a CDS encoding transcription elongation factor Spt4, translating to MVREMACRKCKFVTTGKVCPACKSSDLTPDWNGIVLVVNPENSQIAQTLGITSKGKYAIKVT from the coding sequence ATGGTCAGAGAGATGGCTTGTAGAAAATGCAAGTTCGTTACAACAGGAAAAGTTTGTCCCGCATGCAAATCATCAGATCTTACCCCAGACTGGAACGGAATTGTTCTAGTAGTTAATCCAGAAAATTCTCAAATTGCACAGACCTTAGGCATTACATCAAAAGGAAAGTACGCAATCAAGGTAACATAA
- the nadC gene encoding carboxylating nicotinate-nucleotide diphosphorylase, protein MGNSPKKDLERFLAEDIGKGDITSALLPKKKICAQIISREKGIAAGTKYAKEVFTLKKCKVKIKKTDGSKINPNDVIMEISGNADSILSCERTSLNLLSRMCGIATQTNELSRLIGNNKTKLFATRKTAPGLRFFDKEAVSIGGGFKHRMRLDDMVMIKDNHIEVGDSLVEIIRKARKKHKKIEVEVENQKDALIAAKEHATIIMLDNFSPNQIKKTIKILEKNKLRDKVKLEASGGISKKNIKSYAKTGVDIISVGSITNSVMGIDLSLEVKN, encoded by the coding sequence TTGGGCAATAGTCCAAAAAAAGATTTAGAGAGATTTCTAGCTGAAGATATAGGAAAAGGAGACATTACAAGTGCACTTTTACCAAAAAAGAAAATTTGTGCTCAGATAATTTCTAGAGAGAAAGGCATTGCGGCAGGAACAAAATATGCAAAAGAAGTTTTTACATTAAAAAAATGCAAAGTCAAAATTAAGAAAACGGACGGTAGTAAAATAAATCCAAATGATGTAATTATGGAAATTTCAGGGAATGCAGATTCAATTTTATCATGTGAGAGAACATCATTGAATTTGTTATCTAGAATGTGTGGAATAGCCACACAGACAAACGAGTTAAGCAGATTAATTGGAAATAACAAGACAAAATTGTTTGCAACAAGAAAGACGGCTCCAGGTTTACGATTCTTTGACAAAGAAGCAGTAAGTATTGGAGGAGGGTTCAAACACAGAATGCGACTAGATGACATGGTCATGATAAAAGATAATCATATTGAGGTAGGAGATTCATTAGTGGAGATAATTCGTAAAGCCAGAAAAAAACACAAGAAAATTGAAGTTGAAGTAGAAAACCAAAAAGATGCACTGATTGCAGCAAAAGAGCATGCAACAATAATCATGCTAGATAATTTTTCGCCAAATCAGATTAAAAAAACAATTAAGATTTTAGAGAAAAATAAGCTTAGAGATAAAGTAAAACTTGAAGCATCAGGAGGAATATCAAAAAAGAACATTAAATCATATGCAAAAACAGGAGTCGATATAATTTCAGTTGGTTCCATAACAAATTCAGTTATGGGCATAGATTTGAGCCTAGAAGTTAAAAATTAG
- a CDS encoding quinolinate synthase NadA — translation MTHNSLNLQDEILALKKEKDVVILAHNYQIPQVQDVADFVGDSLGLARQAAKTQHKTILFCGVHFMAETAAIISPEKKVLIPDLEAGCSLSDSITVNDLKNWKKQHPNAIAVGYVNTTAEIKAELDYCCTSSNAVNVVKAIPEDKEILFLPDMFLGSFVSKMTGRKNMYIWAGECHVHAGITPEDVTQKLDSMKNAEFVIHPECSCTTPMMYDVAAGNYKGRQVQILSTEGMMNHVSKSQSNQFVVATETGILYRMRKQNPEKTFVAASDKAECQYMKMITLQKVFDSLSEDKYEVKVPKQTADKARLAIERMLAIS, via the coding sequence ATCACTCACAATAGTTTGAATTTACAAGATGAGATACTTGCATTAAAGAAAGAAAAAGACGTTGTTATCTTAGCTCATAATTACCAAATTCCACAAGTTCAAGATGTTGCTGATTTTGTTGGTGATTCTTTAGGTCTTGCACGTCAAGCTGCAAAGACTCAACACAAGACAATCTTGTTTTGTGGTGTACACTTTATGGCTGAAACTGCAGCCATAATATCTCCAGAAAAAAAAGTATTGATACCTGATCTGGAGGCAGGATGTTCTCTTTCTGATTCCATAACTGTTAATGATCTAAAAAATTGGAAAAAGCAACACCCTAATGCTATTGCTGTAGGTTATGTCAATACTACTGCTGAAATCAAAGCAGAGCTTGATTATTGTTGCACTTCGTCAAATGCAGTAAATGTAGTAAAAGCGATTCCAGAGGATAAAGAAATTTTGTTTCTACCTGACATGTTTCTTGGCTCCTTTGTATCTAAAATGACTGGAAGAAAAAACATGTACATCTGGGCAGGTGAATGCCATGTACATGCTGGTATAACGCCAGAAGATGTTACACAAAAACTTGATTCCATGAAAAATGCAGAATTTGTCATTCATCCTGAATGCAGCTGCACAACTCCTATGATGTATGATGTAGCTGCAGGAAATTACAAAGGAAGACAAGTACAAATTCTGTCAACAGAAGGCATGATGAATCATGTTAGTAAATCTCAATCAAATCAATTTGTTGTTGCAACGGAGACTGGAATATTATATAGAATGCGTAAACAAAATCCAGAAAAAACATTTGTTGCAGCGTCTGATAAAGCAGAATGTCAATACATGAAGATGATTACTCTGCAAAAAGTCTTTGATTCTTTATCTGAAGATAAATATGAAGTTAAAGTCCCAAAGCAAACTGCCGATAAGGCCAGACTTGCAATTGAAAGAATGCTTGCAATAAGTTAA
- a CDS encoding aspartate dehydrogenase, whose protein sequence is MKKIALLGCGAIGTQIALSIDSGKIPALLTHVFDQSEERSNELISKLSKKPEIVKNSHLLSSNNVDLVVEAASQNAVKDVALSVLQNRKDMMIMSVGALLDESIFEILYDACKEFKKTIYLPSGAIAGLDGIKAVKDELDAVTLTTTKHPRSLKGAKFFETSDIDIESISAPTVVFQGSAKDAVSLFPANINVAALLSLAGLGSEKTSVKIIADPNSITNTHQVEAIGKFGKMSFIVENIPDANNPKTSRLATLSAIERLREICSQDIQIGT, encoded by the coding sequence TTGAAAAAAATTGCTTTGTTAGGATGTGGGGCGATTGGCACTCAAATAGCATTATCTATTGATTCTGGAAAAATTCCAGCTTTGCTTACACATGTGTTTGATCAATCTGAAGAGCGCTCAAATGAATTGATTTCAAAATTATCCAAAAAACCAGAAATTGTAAAAAACTCACATTTACTTTCATCAAATAACGTTGATTTGGTAGTTGAGGCAGCTTCTCAAAATGCAGTCAAAGATGTAGCATTAAGTGTTTTACAAAATAGAAAGGATATGATGATCATGAGTGTTGGCGCTCTGTTGGATGAATCCATTTTTGAAATTCTTTATGATGCATGCAAAGAATTTAAAAAAACAATTTATCTGCCATCTGGGGCAATTGCCGGTCTAGATGGTATTAAAGCTGTAAAAGATGAACTGGATGCAGTAACTTTGACTACTACAAAGCACCCAAGATCATTAAAAGGCGCAAAATTTTTTGAAACTTCTGATATTGATATTGAATCAATCTCGGCGCCTACTGTAGTTTTTCAGGGTTCTGCTAAAGATGCTGTTTCATTATTTCCCGCAAACATCAATGTTGCAGCATTATTGAGCTTAGCCGGATTAGGAAGTGAAAAAACATCTGTCAAAATTATAGCTGATCCGAATTCTATCACTAACACACATCAGGTAGAGGCAATAGGTAAATTTGGAAAGATGTCATTTATCGTTGAAAACATACCTGATGCAAATAATCCAAAAACAAGTAGACTGGCTACTTTGTCTGCAATTGAAAGACTGAGGGAAATATGTTCTCAAGACATTCAAATTGGAACCTAA
- a CDS encoding nuclease: MLNSVFKDAIKRREKTLEILRGPKFEQIKEEARQNWVEFVPEKIESVIAGIDSSFNSTKFQGAEMWAVTAVSVKSDGEILEDLHDFGLGYPQSDISSIASKMEVEACEKTVDLTDLVLMDGSLYSQFMTRQSSLTSSIVRVMKKRGNVIFISKTSNTRAQFEKLGSIAGDIFYFNHATQSPGFSKLFKDPSYGKDKIISSTYARLSESLPLIKIELLGEDYTETEIKELLNKLYKNSVGGYPYSLKLAHNNCKISGKDLAKLVSLHGLSTEIGSREVLG, from the coding sequence ATGCTCAATAGTGTCTTCAAAGATGCCATAAAGAGGCGTGAAAAGACTCTAGAAATTCTTAGGGGGCCAAAATTTGAGCAAATTAAAGAAGAAGCACGACAAAATTGGGTTGAATTTGTTCCAGAAAAAATTGAGAGTGTAATTGCAGGTATTGACAGTAGTTTTAACAGTACCAAATTCCAAGGCGCAGAAATGTGGGCAGTCACTGCAGTTTCTGTAAAATCAGATGGTGAGATTCTAGAAGATCTACATGATTTTGGTTTGGGATATCCTCAATCAGATATTTCGTCTATTGCAAGTAAGATGGAAGTTGAAGCTTGCGAGAAGACGGTTGATTTAACAGATTTAGTTTTGATGGATGGCTCTTTGTATTCTCAATTTATGACAAGACAATCATCCCTCACATCATCAATAGTTCGAGTAATGAAAAAACGTGGAAATGTTATTTTCATTTCCAAAACATCAAACACCAGAGCTCAATTTGAGAAACTAGGCTCAATTGCAGGAGACATATTCTATTTTAATCATGCAACCCAATCACCTGGATTTAGCAAGTTGTTTAAGGATCCAAGTTATGGTAAAGACAAAATCATATCATCTACATATGCTAGATTAAGTGAATCCTTACCATTAATCAAAATTGAATTACTAGGGGAAGACTATACTGAAACGGAAATTAAGGAATTGCTCAATAAACTGTATAAAAATAGTGTTGGCGGATACCCATATTCATTAAAGCTTGCACACAACAATTGTAAGATTAGTGGAAAAGATCTTGCAAAATTAGTTAGTCTGCATGGACTTTCAACAGAGATTGGTTCAAGGGAGGTCCTAGGTTGA